A stretch of Fusarium poae strain DAOMC 252244 chromosome 2, whole genome shotgun sequence DNA encodes these proteins:
- a CDS encoding hypothetical protein (CAZy:GT8), translating to MEASNTIKRHNAYATLITRDSYLPGVIILAYTLQRNNSAYPLVVLYTPNLPKEARRVLELEAPKCNMVLRECGHLLPPKNIKMTLIAERFADTWTKLRVFELFEYDAVCYLDADMAILDNMDVVFQCEEQLPNDWIAANHVCVCNLDSDSWAPEDWTAENCAYTPLSHPTALKKPLQPTETSPSPHKLLNGGMFIFHPSEDLWDRMLDVFNTTPLLSDFMFPDQDFLAFFFENKWYALGWQYNAIKTMRYWHPNIWRDEEVICLHYIVDKPWAKRVGLDGVAGYKGLDGVTHCWWWQLYQYWEDERTSDGKGGNEAISLLGRLIAPAYTMDSGVGYLQVALPVRA from the coding sequence ATGGAAGCCTCAAACACCATCAAAAGGCACAATGCCTATGCAACCCTCATCACCCGCGACTCGTATCTGCCAGgcgtcatcatcctcgcctACACCCTGCAGCGCAACAATTCAGCTTACCCACTGGTCGTCCTCTACACACCCAATCTACCAAAGGAGGCACGCAGGGTTCTCGAGTTGGAGGCCCCCAAATGCAACATGGTCCTGCGCGAGTGTGGCCACCTTCTTCCGcccaagaacatcaagatGACGCTCATCGCTGAGCGCTTCGCCGATACATGGACCAAACTCCGCGTCTTTGAACTTTTCGAGTATGATGCTGTCTGTTATCTGGATGCTGACATGGCTATCCTGGACAACATGGATGTAGTGTTCCAATGTGAGGAACAGTTACCTAATGATTGGATCGCTGCGAATCATGTTTGCGTGTGTAACCTTGATTCTGACTCGTGGGCGCCTGAAGACTGGACGGCTGAGAATTGTGCCTATACACCACTTTCACATCCCACAGCACTCAAGAAACCCCTGCAGCCCACCGAGACGTCCCCCTCACCACACAAGTTGCTCAATGGCGGCATGTTCATTTTCCATCCATCAGAGGATCTTTGGGATCGCATGTTGGATGTCTTCAACACGACCCCTCTACTCTCTGACTTTATGTTTCCCGACCAAGACTTCCTCGCCTTCTTTTTCGAGAACAAGTGGTATGCCCTAGGGTGGCAATACAACGCCATCAAAACGATGCGATACTGGCATCCCAACATTTGGAGAGACGAAGAGGTCATTTGTCTGCACTACATCGTTGACAAGCCCTGGGCGAAGCGAGTTGGACTGGACGGCGTGGCCGGGTACAAGGGTCTGGATGGAGTGACGCATTGCTGGTGGTGGCAGCTCTACCAGTACTGGGAGGATGAAAGGACTTCGGATGGCAAGGGAGGCAATGAGGCGATATCGTTATTGGGTAGGCTCATTGCACCGGCGTATACTATGGATAGTGGTGTCGGATATCTGCAGGTTGCTTTGCCTGTccgagcttga